The following are from one region of the Staphylococcus argenteus genome:
- a CDS encoding ECF-type riboflavin transporter substrate-binding protein, with amino-acid sequence MKKQDISVKTVVAIGIGAAVFVILGRFVVIPTGFPNTNIETSYAFLALISAIFGPFAGLMTGLVGHAIKDFTTYGSAWWSWVICSGIIGCLYGWIGLKLNLSSGRFSRKSMIYFNIGQIIANIICWALIAPTLDILIYNEPANKVYTQGVISTVLNIISVGIIGTILLKAYASSQIKKGSLRKE; translated from the coding sequence ATGAAAAAACAAGATATTTCAGTTAAAACTGTTGTTGCGATTGGTATAGGAGCAGCGGTATTTGTGATTTTAGGGCGTTTTGTTGTAATACCAACAGGTTTTCCTAATACGAATATAGAAACATCTTATGCATTTTTAGCATTAATATCTGCAATATTTGGACCTTTTGCTGGTTTAATGACTGGATTAGTTGGACACGCTATTAAAGATTTCACGACATACGGTAGTGCTTGGTGGAGTTGGGTTATTTGTTCAGGAATTATAGGCTGTTTATATGGATGGATTGGCCTAAAATTAAATCTTTCTTCAGGCCGATTTTCTAGGAAATCGATGATTTATTTTAATATCGGTCAAATTATTGCGAATATTATTTGCTGGGCACTTATTGCACCAACATTAGATATTTTGATTTATAACGAACCAGCTAACAAGGTTTATACACAAGGTGTTATCTCTACAGTATTAAATATTATTTCAGTTGGCATTATTGGGACAATATTATTAAAAGCATATGCTTCATCTCAAATAAAAAAAGGTAGTTTACGTAAAGAATAA
- a CDS encoding SAM hydrolase/SAM-dependent halogenase family protein, with translation MGNYLVLQSDFGLSDGAVSAMYGVAYTVSDDIHVENLTHDIPPYDIWVASYRLYQTVKYWPQGTVFVSVVDPGVGSDRRSIACLTESGHYIITPDNGSLSHIKHYEGIKKVIEIDEVKSRLPHSEESHTFHGRDVYAYNGARLAANKIAFERLGQAINVDSIEALEIREATKNEDSVTGSIDILDIRFGSLWTNIPLAFLKSLEIVHGNNLVVTIYHQDKKVYQNIIKFARSFADVNVGEPLVYVNSLVNIGVAVNQDSFSDLYHIGTGNDWTIHLSKAPSI, from the coding sequence ATGGGAAATTATTTGGTATTGCAATCAGATTTTGGACTTAGTGATGGCGCTGTAAGTGCAATGTATGGAGTCGCATATACTGTAAGTGATGATATACACGTTGAAAACTTAACGCATGATATACCACCGTATGACATTTGGGTAGCGTCATATCGGTTATATCAAACTGTAAAGTATTGGCCCCAAGGCACAGTTTTTGTATCAGTGGTAGATCCGGGCGTAGGTAGTGATAGGAGGAGTATTGCTTGCTTAACAGAATCGGGTCATTACATTATTACACCTGATAATGGCTCTTTAAGTCATATCAAACATTACGAAGGTATTAAAAAAGTTATCGAAATTGATGAAGTGAAAAGCCGATTGCCTCATTCGGAAGAAAGTCATACTTTTCATGGTAGAGATGTTTATGCATACAATGGAGCGAGATTAGCTGCAAATAAGATAGCGTTTGAACGTCTTGGTCAGGCAATTAATGTTGATAGTATTGAGGCATTAGAAATAAGAGAAGCGACAAAAAATGAGGATTCTGTTACAGGAAGCATTGATATTTTAGATATCAGATTTGGGTCATTATGGACAAATATTCCATTGGCATTCTTAAAATCCTTGGAAATTGTTCATGGTAATAATTTGGTGGTAACAATTTATCATCAAGATAAGAAAGTCTATCAAAATATTATTAAATTTGCGCGATCGTTTGCAGATGTTAATGTGGGTGAACCTCTTGTGTATGTTAACTCGCTAGTAAATATTGGTGTAGCGGTCAATCAAGACTCATTTTCAGATTTATATCATATTGGTACTGGAAATGATTGGACGATTCATTTATCTAAAGCACCATCAATTTAA